A stretch of Allostreptomyces psammosilenae DNA encodes these proteins:
- a CDS encoding carbon starvation CstA family protein produces MTPRSILVWTAVALVGAAGWAMLALYRGEEISAAWVLAAALGSYAIAYRFYARFIARRVLRVDARRATPAERLNDGVDFHPTDRRVLLGHHFAAIAGAGPLVGPVLAAQMGYLPGTIWIVFGVIFAGAVQDMVVLFFSMRRDGRSLGQMARDEIGPVGGAAALLAVFAIMIILLAVLALVVVNALSHSPWGVFSIAMTLPIALFMGCYLRWLRPGQVIETSLIGAVLLILAIVAGGWVADSPMADAWTLSPQTLVICLVVYGFVASVLPVWLLLAPRDYLSTFMKIGTIGLLAVGTLLVLPGLRNDAISDFASRGDGPVFAGSLFPFVFITIACGALSGFHALISSGTTPKMIEKETQVPLIGYGAMLMESFVAIMALIAASVLDPGLYFAMNAPASALGDSLQSASEAVAAWGFTITPDQLAAAAAAVEEESLIARTGGAPTLAVGMSEIFSQVIGGEGMRAFWYHFAIMFEALFILTTVDAGTRVGRFMLQDTLGNIYKPLGRVGWKPGLWATSAVVVLAWGYFLWVGVNDPLGGINQLFPLFGIANQLLAAVALTVATTLLVKSGRLRWAWVTGVPLAWDVAVTLTASWQKVFSADPKLGFFAQRDRYQDALDRGELLAPAKSVEDMRTIVTNSTVDGVLSAVFALLIIVVIADAARVCVRAVRQGPDAAPLKEAPYVESTLVAPAGLIATRAERAELAAVGAAGGPAPAGAPGRASGDPGERTGAGR; encoded by the coding sequence ATGACTCCACGGTCCATCCTGGTGTGGACGGCCGTGGCCCTGGTCGGGGCGGCCGGCTGGGCGATGCTGGCGCTCTACCGCGGTGAGGAGATATCCGCCGCCTGGGTCCTGGCCGCGGCCCTCGGCTCCTACGCGATCGCCTACCGCTTCTACGCCCGCTTCATCGCCCGCCGGGTGCTCCGGGTCGACGCCCGCCGCGCCACCCCGGCCGAGCGGCTGAACGACGGGGTGGACTTCCACCCCACCGACCGCCGGGTGCTGCTCGGCCACCACTTCGCCGCCATCGCCGGCGCCGGCCCGCTGGTCGGCCCGGTGCTCGCCGCCCAGATGGGATACCTGCCCGGCACGATCTGGATCGTCTTCGGCGTCATCTTCGCCGGCGCCGTGCAGGACATGGTGGTGCTGTTCTTCTCGATGCGCCGGGACGGCCGCAGCCTCGGCCAGATGGCCCGCGACGAGATCGGCCCGGTCGGCGGAGCGGCGGCGCTCCTCGCCGTCTTCGCCATCATGATCATCCTGCTGGCGGTGCTGGCCCTGGTGGTGGTCAACGCCCTGTCGCACTCCCCGTGGGGCGTGTTCTCCATCGCCATGACGCTGCCCATCGCGCTCTTCATGGGCTGCTACCTGCGCTGGCTGCGCCCCGGCCAGGTCATCGAGACCTCGCTGATCGGCGCCGTGCTGCTGATCCTCGCCATCGTCGCCGGCGGCTGGGTCGCCGACTCCCCGATGGCCGACGCCTGGACGCTCAGCCCGCAGACCCTGGTGATCTGCCTGGTGGTGTACGGCTTCGTCGCCTCGGTGCTGCCGGTGTGGCTGCTGCTCGCCCCGCGCGACTACCTGTCCACCTTCATGAAGATCGGCACCATCGGCCTGCTGGCCGTCGGCACCCTGCTGGTGCTGCCCGGCCTGCGCAACGACGCGATCAGCGACTTCGCCTCGCGCGGCGACGGCCCGGTCTTCGCCGGCTCGCTCTTCCCGTTCGTCTTCATCACCATCGCCTGCGGCGCGCTCTCCGGCTTCCACGCGCTGATCTCCTCCGGCACCACCCCGAAGATGATCGAGAAGGAGACGCAAGTCCCGCTGATCGGCTACGGCGCCATGCTCATGGAGTCGTTCGTGGCGATCATGGCGCTGATCGCGGCCTCCGTCCTCGACCCCGGCCTGTACTTCGCGATGAACGCGCCGGCCTCCGCGCTCGGCGACAGCCTCCAGTCCGCCTCCGAGGCGGTCGCCGCCTGGGGCTTCACCATCACCCCGGACCAGCTCGCCGCGGCGGCGGCCGCGGTGGAGGAGGAGTCGCTGATCGCCCGCACCGGCGGCGCGCCCACCCTGGCCGTCGGCATGTCAGAGATCTTCTCCCAGGTCATCGGCGGCGAGGGGATGCGGGCCTTCTGGTACCACTTCGCCATCATGTTCGAGGCCCTGTTCATCCTGACCACGGTGGACGCCGGCACCCGGGTCGGCCGGTTCATGCTCCAGGACACCCTGGGCAACATCTACAAGCCGCTGGGCCGGGTCGGCTGGAAGCCCGGGCTGTGGGCGACCAGCGCCGTGGTGGTGCTGGCCTGGGGCTACTTCCTGTGGGTCGGGGTGAACGACCCGCTCGGCGGCATCAACCAGCTCTTCCCGCTCTTCGGCATCGCCAACCAGCTGCTCGCCGCCGTGGCGCTGACCGTCGCCACCACGCTGCTGGTCAAGTCCGGCCGGCTGCGCTGGGCCTGGGTCACCGGCGTGCCGCTGGCCTGGGACGTCGCCGTCACCCTCACCGCCAGCTGGCAGAAGGTGTTCTCCGCCGACCCCAAGCTCGGCTTCTTCGCCCAGCGCGACCGCTACCAGGACGCCCTCGACCGCGGCGAACTGCTCGCCCCCGCCAAGTCGGTGGAGGACATGCGGACGATCGTCACCAACTCCACGGTGGACGGCGTCCTGTCCGCCGTCTTCGCCCTGCTGATCATCGTGGTGATCGCCGACGCCGCCCGGGTCTGCGTCCGGGCGGTCCGCCAGGGCCCGGACGCCGCGCCGCTGAAGGAGGCGCCGTACGTGGAGTCCACCCTGGTGGCCCCGGCCGGCCTGATCGCCACCCGCGCGGAGCGGGCCGAACTGGCGGCGGTGGGCGCCGCCGGCGGACC
- a CDS encoding GntR family transcriptional regulator → MRDSEGAEETPATRQARVPKYYGLKRHLLEMTRTLPAGSPVPPERALAAEFDTSRTTVRQALQELVVEGRLERIQGKGTFVAKPKVAQALQLTSYTEDMRAQGLEPTSRLLEVGYVPADDRLAERLDIRPGGRVLRIERLRLANSEPMAIETTHLSARRFPALRRNLLKHNSLYAALAEVYGVHLAEAEEVIETSLATPREAGLLGTDVGLPMLLLSRHSISTDGEPVEWVRSVYRGDRYKFVARLKRPGAGEPTG, encoded by the coding sequence GTGCGGGACAGCGAGGGCGCCGAGGAGACGCCGGCCACCCGCCAGGCACGGGTGCCCAAGTACTACGGCCTGAAGCGGCACCTGCTGGAGATGACCCGCACCCTGCCCGCCGGCTCCCCCGTGCCGCCGGAGCGGGCGCTCGCCGCCGAGTTCGACACCTCCCGCACCACCGTCCGGCAGGCGCTCCAGGAACTGGTCGTCGAGGGCCGGCTGGAACGCATCCAGGGCAAGGGCACCTTCGTCGCCAAGCCCAAGGTGGCCCAGGCCCTGCAGCTCACCTCCTACACCGAGGACATGCGCGCCCAGGGCCTGGAGCCCACCTCGCGCCTCCTGGAGGTCGGCTACGTGCCCGCCGACGACCGGCTGGCCGAGCGCCTCGACATCCGGCCGGGCGGCCGGGTGCTGCGCATCGAACGGCTGCGGCTGGCCAACTCCGAGCCCATGGCCATCGAGACCACCCACCTCTCGGCCCGGCGCTTCCCCGCGCTGCGCCGCAACCTGCTCAAGCACAACTCGCTGTACGCGGCCCTCGCCGAGGTCTACGGCGTGCACCTGGCGGAGGCCGAGGAGGTCATCGAGACCTCGCTGGCCACCCCGCGGGAGGCCGGGCTGCTCGGCACCGACGTCGGCCTGCCGATGCTGCTGCTGTCCCGGCACAGCATCTCCACCGACGGCGAGCCGGTGGAGTGGGTGCGCTCGGTCTACCGCGGCGACCGCTACAAGTTCGTCGCCCGCCTGAAGCGGCCGGGCGCCGGCGAGCCCACCGGCTGA
- a CDS encoding extracellular solute-binding protein → MKQRHIVALGLAAALTTLTACGGGGDEPADTAGAGGAAGEEQTLTIWYMDGSAPEEWLTGITEEFEAAHPGVTVDAQVQQWNGIQERITTALSEDNPPDIVELGNTQALGYAATGGLTDLTDIKADLGGDEWNAAMAESTEYDGGTYSAPWYAAARVVIYDKTVYEAAGVEAPTTRDEWLDGLAAIQESNPDVQPIYLPGQSWYVYAGFLWDEGGDFANDAGEGTLNTPEAAAAMEFYKELHSYSTAPTDIDEATPQQSTEVIPNGGVASWIGLGWEYAGAIAADPALEERFGFFPIPGKTADQPGHVFLGGSNLAIPLRSQNADLAEEWLKLAMSDKWQGEYAAATGALPNRESLNSALEGNAFAEAMSQAASAGDITPMLEGWAAVETSPNPVKEYMTKVLNGEDPQAAGEEASAEITERIASAG, encoded by the coding sequence GTGAAGCAACGGCACATCGTGGCGCTCGGCCTGGCCGCCGCGCTGACGACCCTGACGGCCTGTGGCGGCGGCGGGGACGAACCGGCCGACACCGCCGGCGCCGGCGGCGCGGCGGGCGAGGAGCAGACCCTCACCATCTGGTACATGGACGGCTCCGCCCCCGAGGAGTGGCTGACCGGGATCACCGAGGAGTTCGAGGCCGCGCACCCCGGCGTGACGGTGGACGCGCAGGTCCAGCAGTGGAACGGCATCCAGGAGCGGATCACCACCGCCCTGTCCGAGGACAACCCGCCGGACATCGTCGAGCTCGGCAACACCCAGGCGCTCGGCTATGCCGCCACCGGCGGCCTGACCGACCTGACCGACATCAAGGCCGACCTCGGCGGCGACGAGTGGAACGCCGCGATGGCCGAGTCCACCGAGTACGACGGCGGCACCTACTCCGCCCCGTGGTACGCCGCCGCCCGCGTCGTCATCTACGACAAGACCGTCTACGAGGCGGCCGGCGTCGAGGCGCCCACCACCCGCGACGAGTGGCTCGACGGCCTGGCCGCGATCCAGGAGTCCAACCCCGACGTCCAGCCGATCTACCTGCCCGGCCAGAGCTGGTACGTCTACGCCGGCTTCCTGTGGGACGAGGGCGGCGACTTCGCCAACGACGCCGGCGAGGGCACCCTGAACACCCCCGAGGCCGCGGCCGCCATGGAGTTCTACAAGGAGCTGCACTCCTACTCCACCGCCCCCACCGACATCGACGAGGCCACCCCGCAGCAGTCCACCGAGGTGATCCCGAACGGCGGCGTCGCCTCCTGGATCGGACTCGGCTGGGAGTACGCCGGCGCCATCGCCGCCGACCCCGCGCTGGAGGAGCGGTTCGGCTTCTTCCCGATCCCCGGCAAGACCGCCGACCAGCCCGGCCACGTCTTCCTCGGCGGCTCCAACCTCGCCATCCCGCTGCGCTCGCAGAACGCCGACCTCGCCGAGGAGTGGCTGAAGCTCGCCATGTCGGACAAGTGGCAGGGCGAGTACGCCGCCGCCACCGGCGCCCTGCCCAACCGCGAGTCGCTCAACTCCGCCCTGGAGGGCAACGCCTTCGCCGAGGCCATGTCGCAGGCGGCGTCCGCCGGTGACATCACCCCGATGCTGGAGGGCTGGGCCGCCGTCGAGACCTCGCCGAACCCGGTCAAGGAGTACATGACCAAGGTGCTCAACGGCGAGGACCCGCAGGCCGCCGGCGAGGAGGCCAGCGCCGAGATCACCGAGCGCATCGCCAGCGCCGGATGA
- a CDS encoding carbohydrate ABC transporter permease — MAVHSEGVGVKAPSRTPRGRVPGGAGGGNTTTPSPPAPRPRRGGRGTPLAAVLVPYLLVTPAVVAGLVLLGYPLVRNLMLSFQDLGARQLIMRTTEWAGFANYSRLLGDAEFWSVVGRSFGFTAVNVALIMLVGTLVGILLNSLGRAMRLVLSLALVAAWAMPVVASATVFRWLFDTQFGLANWVMRTLGFDGYEQHNWFETGASTLAIVTLLVVWGSVPFVALNMYAGLTTVGTELYEAARVDGASNWRIFRSVILPVMRPFFLITTFLEVIWVFKAFTQIYALNAGGPDGASATLPVYAYIQGGAQQQYGVAAAISVLTILILLVAMSFYFRLILKQEEEL; from the coding sequence ATGGCAGTGCACTCCGAAGGAGTGGGAGTGAAGGCCCCCTCCCGGACGCCACGCGGCCGCGTGCCCGGCGGCGCCGGCGGCGGGAACACGACGACGCCGTCACCGCCGGCGCCCCGCCCCCGGCGGGGCGGGCGCGGCACCCCGCTCGCGGCCGTACTCGTCCCCTACCTGCTGGTCACGCCGGCCGTCGTGGCCGGCCTGGTGCTGCTCGGCTACCCGCTGGTGCGCAACCTGATGCTGTCCTTCCAGGACCTCGGCGCGCGCCAGCTCATCATGCGCACCACCGAGTGGGCCGGCTTCGCCAACTACTCGCGGCTGCTCGGCGACGCCGAGTTCTGGTCGGTCGTCGGCCGCTCCTTCGGCTTCACCGCGGTCAACGTGGCGCTGATCATGCTGGTCGGCACGCTCGTCGGCATCCTGCTGAACAGCCTCGGCCGCGCCATGCGCCTGGTGCTCTCGCTGGCCCTGGTGGCCGCCTGGGCGATGCCCGTGGTGGCCTCCGCGACCGTCTTCCGCTGGCTGTTCGACACCCAGTTCGGGCTGGCCAACTGGGTGATGCGCACCCTCGGCTTCGACGGCTACGAGCAGCACAACTGGTTCGAGACCGGCGCCTCCACGCTGGCCATCGTCACCCTGCTGGTGGTGTGGGGCTCCGTCCCGTTCGTCGCCCTCAACATGTACGCCGGCCTCACCACGGTGGGCACCGAGCTGTACGAGGCCGCCCGGGTGGACGGCGCCTCCAACTGGCGCATCTTCCGCTCCGTCATCCTCCCGGTGATGCGGCCGTTCTTCCTGATCACCACCTTCCTGGAGGTGATCTGGGTGTTCAAGGCGTTCACCCAGATCTACGCGCTGAACGCCGGCGGACCCGACGGCGCCAGCGCCACCCTGCCGGTCTACGCCTACATCCAGGGCGGCGCCCAGCAGCAGTACGGCGTGGCCGCGGCGATCTCCGTGCTGACCATCCTCATCCTGCTGGTCGCGATGTCCTTCTACTTCCGCCTGATCCTCAAGCAGGAGGAGGAGCTGTGA
- a CDS encoding carbohydrate ABC transporter permease — translation MIQARSRRALGRGARNLLALVLAAVFLFPVYWMFSTSLKPAGAVLTPEPRFFFVPTFEHYGTATGVELFWTYVRNSLTVAVGAVLLALVVALMASFALARMRFRGRRGLVLAVMMAQMAPWEVLVIVMYMIARDADMLNNIAAITVVYFMMVLPFTVWTLRGFIAAVPRELEEAAMVDGCTRFTAFRRVIFPLLAPGLMSTSLFGFITAWNEFALVLILNKEPEAQTLPLWLTQFNTGFGNDWGATMSAASMFTVPVLLVFVFLQRRAVGGMTAGAVKG, via the coding sequence GTGATCCAGGCCCGAAGCCGCCGCGCCCTCGGCCGCGGCGCCCGCAACCTCCTCGCGCTGGTGCTCGCGGCGGTCTTCCTCTTCCCCGTCTACTGGATGTTCTCCACGTCCCTGAAGCCGGCGGGAGCGGTCCTCACCCCCGAACCGCGGTTCTTCTTCGTCCCTACCTTCGAGCACTACGGCACCGCCACCGGCGTGGAGCTGTTCTGGACGTACGTGCGCAACAGCCTCACCGTCGCCGTCGGCGCGGTGCTGCTCGCCCTGGTGGTCGCCCTGATGGCGTCCTTCGCGCTGGCCCGGATGCGGTTCCGCGGCCGCCGGGGGCTGGTGCTCGCGGTCATGATGGCCCAGATGGCCCCCTGGGAGGTCCTGGTCATCGTGATGTACATGATCGCCAGGGACGCCGACATGCTGAACAACATCGCGGCCATCACCGTCGTCTACTTCATGATGGTGCTCCCCTTCACCGTCTGGACGCTGCGCGGCTTCATCGCCGCCGTGCCGCGCGAACTGGAGGAGGCCGCCATGGTGGACGGCTGCACCCGGTTCACCGCCTTCCGCCGGGTGATCTTCCCGCTGCTCGCCCCCGGCCTGATGTCCACCTCGCTGTTCGGCTTCATCACGGCGTGGAACGAGTTCGCCCTGGTGCTGATCCTCAACAAGGAGCCCGAGGCGCAGACCCTGCCGCTGTGGCTGACCCAGTTCAACACCGGCTTCGGCAACGACTGGGGCGCGACCATGTCCGCCGCCTCGATGTTCACCGTGCCGGTGCTGCTGGTGTTCGTGTTCCTCCAGCGACGGGCCGTCGGCGGCATGACCGCCGGCGCCGTGAAGGGATGA
- a CDS encoding glycoside hydrolase family 3 protein, giving the protein MATLPETIGDEIPPTVARDALTVLQPGFVGTEAPEWLLRAVAGGLGSVGLFGRNVAGPRQLARLTAQLRAVRPDLLVAIDEEGGDVTRLDVADGSAWPGNHALGAADDVELTRRVARELGRSLIRCGINHNWAPSADINSDPDNPVIGVRSFGADPALAARHTVAYVEGVQSVGVAATVKHFPGHGDTATDSHLGLPEITVDAATLRAREFEPFRAAIAAGVKSVMSAHIMVPALDPDLPATLSRRILTGVLRDELGFDGVVVTDGIEMGAIAHRWGIARGAVLALAAGADAVCVGGGLADEATVVRLRDAIALAVASGELPAHRLAEAAGRVRALGRWTQEALFRALPEPDTSVGLDAARRALRITRNGDFTPIGDAELVHVVEFSPVANIAVGDQTPWGVGSALAAALDGAGDGRRPRVRIRRLGAADLGAADLDGAALDGADAGAGNTGVGNAAEEAVRRVLADSADRRIVLVVRDVHRYEWMRHAVSRLVAERPDAVVVEMGVPQARPAGALHIATHGAARCCGIAAAEILTGRTLG; this is encoded by the coding sequence ATCGCGACCCTGCCCGAGACCATCGGCGACGAGATCCCGCCGACCGTCGCCCGCGACGCGCTCACCGTCCTGCAGCCCGGATTCGTCGGCACCGAGGCCCCCGAGTGGCTGCTGCGCGCGGTCGCCGGCGGGCTCGGCTCGGTGGGCCTGTTCGGCCGCAACGTCGCCGGCCCGCGGCAGCTGGCCCGGCTCACCGCCCAGCTGCGCGCCGTCCGCCCCGACCTGCTCGTCGCCATCGACGAGGAGGGCGGCGACGTCACCCGGCTCGACGTGGCCGACGGCTCCGCCTGGCCCGGCAACCACGCCCTCGGCGCCGCCGACGACGTGGAGCTCACCCGCCGGGTGGCCCGGGAGCTCGGCCGCTCGCTGATCCGCTGCGGCATCAACCACAACTGGGCGCCCTCCGCCGACATCAACAGCGACCCGGACAACCCGGTGATCGGCGTGCGCTCCTTCGGCGCCGACCCCGCCCTGGCCGCCCGGCACACCGTCGCCTACGTCGAGGGCGTGCAGTCGGTCGGCGTGGCCGCCACCGTCAAGCACTTCCCCGGGCACGGCGACACCGCCACCGACTCCCACCTCGGGCTCCCGGAGATCACCGTGGACGCCGCCACGCTGCGCGCCCGCGAGTTCGAGCCGTTCCGGGCGGCCATCGCCGCCGGGGTGAAGTCGGTGATGTCCGCCCACATCATGGTCCCGGCGCTCGACCCCGACCTGCCGGCCACCCTCAGCCGGCGGATCCTCACCGGGGTGCTCCGCGACGAACTCGGCTTCGACGGCGTGGTGGTCACCGACGGCATCGAGATGGGCGCCATCGCCCACCGCTGGGGCATCGCCCGGGGCGCCGTGCTCGCCCTGGCCGCCGGCGCCGACGCGGTCTGCGTGGGCGGCGGACTGGCCGACGAGGCCACCGTCGTCCGGCTGCGCGACGCCATCGCCCTGGCCGTCGCCTCCGGCGAGCTGCCCGCGCACCGCCTGGCCGAGGCCGCCGGACGGGTCCGCGCCCTCGGCCGGTGGACCCAGGAGGCGCTCTTCCGCGCCCTCCCCGAGCCGGACACCTCCGTCGGGCTCGACGCCGCCCGGCGCGCCCTGCGGATCACCCGGAACGGCGACTTCACCCCGATCGGGGACGCCGAGCTGGTCCACGTCGTCGAGTTCAGCCCGGTGGCCAACATCGCCGTGGGCGACCAGACCCCGTGGGGCGTCGGAAGCGCCCTCGCCGCCGCGCTGGACGGCGCCGGCGACGGCCGCCGGCCACGCGTCCGGATCCGCCGCCTCGGCGCCGCGGACCTCGGCGCCGCGGACCTGGACGGCGCGGCCCTGGACGGCGCGGACGCCGGGGCCGGGAACACCGGGGTCGGCAACGCCGCCGAGGAGGCGGTCCGCCGAGTGCTGGCCGATTCGGCCGATCGTAGGATTGTCCTGGTCGTGCGTGATGTGCACCGGTACGAGTGGATGCGGCATGCCGTGTCCAGACTCGTGGCGGAACGCCCCGACGCCGTCGTCGTCGAGATGGGCGTCCCCCAGGCCCGCCCCGCCGGTGCCCTGCACATCGCCACCCACGGGGCGGCCCGCTGCTGCGGGATCGCCGCCGCGGAGATCCTCACCGGGCGCACGCTCGGATGA
- a CDS encoding SIS domain-containing protein: MSAISPTAPGGDSRPGRIMTSEMAEQPAVLRRILEEGAPRIREVAAAIAAREPRFVLLTGRGTSDNAALYAKYLVEVLLGRPAGLTSMSTTTAYGAKPDLTDTLVITVSQSGGSPDLVASTRAAREAGAITLAVTNNPDSPLADVSEYHIDVLAGPEKALPATKTYTAELLTLYLFVEGLRGVDGTATAKELPALAAALLERQGEVRELAKRYRFAERLVITSRGYGYPTVREAALKIMETSYVAGQPFSGADLLHGPLAMVDNVSPVIAVVPDGRGGEALQPVLDRLRGRGADLCVFGQARHVAEASTGFVLPSGVPEEVQPILEIIPLQLLAYEIATARGFDPDAPRALAKVTQTH, from the coding sequence TTGTCCGCGATCAGCCCCACGGCGCCAGGCGGCGACTCCCGGCCGGGCCGGATCATGACCTCGGAGATGGCCGAGCAGCCGGCCGTGCTGCGGCGGATCCTGGAGGAGGGGGCGCCCCGGATCCGCGAGGTGGCCGCCGCCATCGCCGCCCGCGAGCCCCGCTTCGTGCTGCTGACCGGCCGAGGCACCAGCGACAACGCCGCCCTGTACGCGAAGTACCTGGTCGAGGTCCTGCTGGGCAGGCCGGCCGGGCTCACCTCGATGTCCACCACCACCGCCTACGGCGCCAAGCCGGACCTGACCGACACCCTGGTGATCACGGTCAGCCAGTCGGGCGGCTCGCCGGACCTGGTGGCCTCCACCCGGGCCGCCCGCGAGGCCGGCGCCATCACCCTGGCGGTCACCAACAACCCCGACTCGCCGCTGGCCGACGTCTCCGAGTACCACATCGACGTCCTCGCCGGCCCGGAGAAGGCGCTGCCGGCGACCAAGACGTACACCGCGGAACTGCTCACCCTCTACCTGTTCGTGGAAGGGCTGCGCGGGGTCGACGGCACCGCCACCGCCAAGGAACTGCCCGCGCTGGCCGCCGCGCTGCTGGAGCGGCAGGGCGAGGTGCGCGAGCTGGCCAAGCGCTACCGGTTCGCCGAGCGGCTGGTCATCACCTCCCGGGGCTACGGCTACCCGACGGTCCGGGAGGCGGCGCTGAAGATCATGGAGACCTCCTACGTGGCGGGCCAACCGTTCTCCGGCGCCGACCTGCTGCACGGGCCGCTCGCCATGGTGGACAACGTCAGCCCGGTGATCGCGGTGGTCCCGGACGGCCGGGGCGGCGAGGCCCTCCAGCCCGTGCTGGACCGGCTGCGCGGGCGCGGCGCCGACCTGTGCGTCTTCGGCCAGGCCCGGCACGTGGCGGAGGCCAGCACCGGTTTCGTGCTGCCGTCCGGGGTGCCCGAGGAGGTCCAGCCGATCCTGGAGATCATCCCGCTCCAGCTGCTGGCGTACGAGATCGCCACCGCCCGCGGTTTCGACCCGGACGCCCCCCGCGCCCTGGCCAAGGTCACCCAGACCCACTGA
- a CDS encoding sensor histidine kinase, translated as MPSLNDLARQHTALTEADLDWLHALVSEWQLLADLSFADLVLWVPTADGTRYVSLAQMRPNTGPTSHQDDLVGHLVPRGRRPLLDIALDEGRIVRDGDPEWRENVPVRTESIPVRRGDKVLGVIARNTNLVSVRTPSRLELTYLQSASDLAQMIAGGHFPNPGDQAHRIGVPRVGDGLIRLDADGIVQYASPNALSAYHRLGLATDLIGSDLGAVTTELAPRKGPVDEALAKVASGWAARVTELEVPGAVVQMRAIPLRPKGERIGALVLVRDMTELRRRERELITKDATIREIHHRVKNNLQTVAALLRLQARRMDSPQARGALEEAVRRVGSIAIVHETLSQTLEETVDFDTVADRVLAMVVELAPEGRVRTRRNGRFGVLDAEVATPLAMVLTELLQNALEHGFGDGGSGTLEVTAVRGAELPVRPDDVPATADGVRRSSSRRKSVLRVIISDDGRGLPEGFDPRKQGNLGLQIVRTLVVSELSGSFDMARGPEGGTTVTLDIPVYS; from the coding sequence GTGCCGTCCCTCAATGACCTCGCCCGCCAGCACACCGCGCTCACCGAAGCTGACCTCGACTGGCTGCACGCCCTCGTCTCCGAGTGGCAACTCCTCGCCGACCTCTCCTTCGCCGACCTGGTGCTCTGGGTGCCCACCGCCGACGGCACCCGGTACGTCTCGCTGGCCCAGATGCGGCCCAACACCGGCCCCACCTCCCACCAGGACGACCTGGTCGGACACCTGGTGCCGCGCGGCCGCCGCCCGCTGCTGGACATCGCCCTCGACGAGGGGCGCATCGTCCGCGACGGCGACCCGGAGTGGCGGGAGAACGTGCCGGTGCGCACCGAGTCCATCCCGGTGCGCCGGGGCGACAAGGTCCTCGGGGTGATCGCCCGCAACACCAACCTGGTGAGCGTGCGCACCCCCAGCCGGCTGGAGCTCACCTACCTCCAGTCCGCCTCCGACCTGGCCCAGATGATCGCCGGGGGCCACTTCCCGAACCCCGGCGACCAGGCCCACCGGATCGGCGTCCCGCGCGTCGGCGACGGGCTGATCCGGCTGGACGCCGACGGCATCGTGCAGTACGCCAGCCCCAACGCGCTCTCCGCCTACCACCGGCTGGGCCTGGCCACCGACCTGATCGGCAGCGACCTCGGCGCGGTGACCACCGAGCTCGCCCCGCGCAAGGGCCCGGTCGACGAGGCGCTGGCCAAGGTCGCCAGCGGATGGGCCGCCCGGGTCACCGAGCTGGAGGTGCCCGGCGCCGTGGTGCAGATGCGGGCCATCCCGCTGCGGCCGAAGGGGGAGCGGATCGGCGCCCTGGTGCTGGTGCGCGACATGACCGAGCTGCGCCGCCGCGAGCGCGAGCTGATCACCAAGGACGCCACCATCCGGGAGATCCACCACCGGGTGAAGAACAACCTCCAGACGGTGGCGGCGCTGCTGCGCCTGCAGGCCCGCCGGATGGACTCCCCGCAGGCGCGCGGCGCGCTGGAGGAGGCGGTGCGGCGGGTCGGCTCGATCGCCATCGTGCACGAGACGCTGTCGCAGACCCTGGAGGAGACGGTGGACTTCGACACCGTCGCCGACCGGGTGCTCGCCATGGTGGTGGAGCTGGCGCCGGAGGGCCGGGTGCGCACCCGGCGCAACGGCCGGTTCGGCGTGCTGGACGCGGAGGTCGCCACGCCGTTGGCGATGGTGCTGACAGAGCTGCTGCAGAACGCGCTGGAGCACGGGTTCGGCGACGGCGGTTCCGGGACGCTGGAGGTGACCGCGGTGCGCGGCGCGGAGCTGCCGGTCCGCCCGGACGACGTGCCCGCGACCGCGGACGGGGTGCGCCGCTCCAGCAGCCGGCGCAAGTCGGTGCTGCGCGTGATCATCTCCGACGACGGCCGCGGCCTGCCGGAGGGCTTCGACCCGCGCAAGCAGGGCAACCTCGGGCTGCAGATCGTGCGGACCCTGGTGGTGAGCGAGCTGTCCGGCTCCTTCGACATGGCCCGCGGGCCCGAGGGCGGCACCACCGTGACGCTCGACATCCCCGTCTACAGCTGA
- a CDS encoding WhiB family transcriptional regulator — protein sequence MDWRHRAVCREEDPELFFPIGNTGPALLQIEEAKAVCRRCPVMEQCLQWALETGQDAGVWGGMSEDERRAMKRRAARNRARSA from the coding sequence ATGGACTGGCGCCACCGCGCTGTCTGCCGTGAAGAGGACCCCGAGCTGTTCTTCCCGATCGGCAACACCGGTCCCGCGCTGCTGCAGATCGAGGAGGCCAAGGCCGTCTGCCGTCGTTGCCCGGTCATGGAGCAGTGCCTTCAGTGGGCACTGGAGACCGGTCAGGACGCCGGCGTGTGGGGCGGTATGAGCGAGGACGAGCGTCGCGCCATGAAGCGCCGCGCCGCCCGCAACCGCGCCCGCAGCGCCTGA